The Engystomops pustulosus chromosome 9, aEngPut4.maternal, whole genome shotgun sequence genome includes a window with the following:
- the ZDHHC9 gene encoding palmitoyltransferase ZDHHC9, giving the protein MSVMMMRKKVTRKWEKLPGKNTFCCDGRVMMARQKGIFYLTLILILGTCSLFFAFECRYLAVQLSPAIPVFAAVLFLFSMATLLRTSFSDPGVIPRALPDEAAFIEMEIEAANGNVPQGQRPPPRIKNVQINNQIVKLKYCYTCKIFRPPRASHCSICDNCVERFDHHCPWVGNCVGKRNYRYFYLFILSLSLLTIYIFAFNIVYVALNSLKIGFLNTLKESPGTVLEVFICFFTLWSVVGLTGFHTFLVSLNQTTNEDIKGSWTGKNRVQNPYNHGNLMKNCCEVLCGPVQPSVLDRRGILQEPLSLPGQSEQENSGAQRDSVASAPLMPTDPPAPPAPDVHTDPNALEMAVQMPKESEGKAEPEK; this is encoded by the exons ATGTCGGTCATGATGATGAGGAAGAAGGTGACCCGGAAGTGGGAGAAGCTTCCCGGGAAGAACACGTTCTGCTGTGACGGTCGGGTCATGATGGCGAGACAGAAGGGGATCTTCTACCTGACGCTCATCCTCATTCTGGGGACGTGTTCGCTCTTCTTTGCTTTTGA atgCCGCTACTTGGCGGTGCAGCTGTCGCCGGCGATCCCCGTGTTTGCTGCCGTCCTCTTCCTCTTTTCCATGGCCACGCTGCTACGCACCAGTTTCAGCGACCCCGGCGTAATACCACGAGCACTACCGGATGAAGCGGCTTTTATCGAAATGGAGATCG AGGCGGCCAATGGGAACGTGCCGCAGGGTCAGAGGCCGCCTCCGCGCATCAAGAACGTCCAAATCAACAATCAGATTGTGAAGCTGAAATACTGTTACACCTGCAAGATCTTCCGTCCTCCTCGCGCCTCGCACTGCAGTATCTGTGATAACTGTGTGG AACGTTTCGACCACCACTGCCCCTGGGTGGGGAACTGTGTGGGGAAGAGGAATTACCGCTACTTCTACCTCTTCATCCTCTCCTTGTCCCTGCTGACAATCTACATCTTCGCCTTTAACATCGTCTACGTAGCTCTGA ATTCTTTAAAAATTGGCTTCCTGAACACGTTGAAAGAAAGTCCGGGG ACTGTGCTGGAAGTCTTCATCTGCTTCTTCACCCTCTGGTCTGTGGTCGGATTAACGGGATTCCACACGTTCCTGGTGTCACTGAACCAAACAACCAATGAGGAT aTTAAAGGATCGTGGACTGGAAAAAATCGTGTGCAGAACCCGTACAACCACGGGAACCTCATGAAAAACTGCTGTGAGGTGTTATGTGGTCCGGTGCAGCCAAG CGTCCTGGACAGAAGAGGAATCCTCCAGGAGCCGCTCAGTCTTCCGGGACAGTCCGAACAAGAGAACAGCGGCGCCCAGCGAGATTCT GTGGCTTCTGCTCCGTTGATGCCTACTGACCCTCCTGCACCTCCGGCCCCGGACGTCCACACAGATCCTAACGCCCTGGAAATGGCCGTCCAGATGCCCAAAGAATCAGAAGGCAAAGCGGAGCCGGAGAAGTAA